The Fluviicola sp. genome contains a region encoding:
- a CDS encoding T9SS type A sorting domain-containing protein: MYNFSSLIILGLLATFYSFGQTGPAGVGTSATNVLWLKADAGTSTSTNGSPVSSWADQSGNGVVLSQATAAQQPLFVNSLMNGYPAIEFDNNSSSGQNDYLITPDNPIFDNTSGYSFFTVTRMKGFGDAQSIISKRNNVGNEEAFMLFYYTGNRLFVDIDNDNNRFSNSAISTVNTNKIYDFFFDGTLTPTQRSTIFDQENLLTTSTESSTTVPDKVSPLLVGATHTGDPRPFNGYISEIIMYRTKLNDAQRTIINNHLSAKYDIALSSNDWYVGDNPANGNYDRNVSGIGKDATGLTNPSFDPSTCAGLGMQSVSGLDNNDYILAGHAFPVNSETTTDIAGITGTNVSRWQRIWYFDVTNTGAANVANLTFDMSDGGMTGVNLGITSNYILVYRAGQTGPWTEIAAANSIAGDQIIFTNQSITLDGYYTLATKDYTISPLPVELVSFAATLAERKVILSWQTASEFNSSYFDVLRSDDGQNWSTIGTVSANGSSQVTLDYSLTDYSPLTGVSYYRLKQVDQNNNFHLSDIRSINNSPKVNQVKVYPNPTDKGLVTILSDEPISSLSVYNALGKVVFEATPDSEDTYLLDTQSFESGMYWINLNGEKYKLIVR, translated from the coding sequence ATGTACAACTTTTCCTCCCTGATCATCCTTGGTCTGCTTGCTACTTTTTATTCATTCGGACAAACAGGTCCTGCGGGAGTAGGAACTTCTGCTACCAATGTTTTGTGGTTAAAAGCAGATGCCGGAACCAGTACTTCCACAAACGGTTCTCCCGTTTCCTCCTGGGCTGATCAATCCGGGAACGGCGTGGTATTAAGTCAGGCTACAGCGGCACAGCAGCCACTATTCGTCAATTCTTTGATGAACGGATATCCCGCAATCGAGTTTGATAACAACAGTTCTTCCGGGCAAAACGATTACCTCATCACTCCGGATAATCCTATTTTCGACAATACAAGCGGATACAGCTTCTTTACGGTAACACGTATGAAGGGATTCGGCGACGCGCAATCCATTATCAGTAAACGAAATAACGTTGGAAATGAAGAGGCTTTCATGCTTTTTTATTATACCGGAAACCGATTGTTTGTAGATATTGACAACGATAATAACCGCTTTTCAAACTCAGCAATAAGTACTGTCAATACCAACAAGATTTATGATTTCTTTTTCGATGGGACATTAACTCCCACACAGCGTTCTACGATTTTTGACCAGGAAAACCTGTTAACTACCAGTACGGAAAGCAGTACAACAGTTCCGGATAAAGTTTCTCCTCTATTGGTAGGAGCAACACATACCGGGGATCCAAGACCTTTCAACGGATATATTTCCGAGATCATCATGTACCGCACGAAATTAAACGATGCACAACGCACCATTATCAATAATCACTTGTCGGCGAAATACGATATTGCGTTGAGCTCCAACGATTGGTACGTAGGTGATAATCCGGCAAACGGGAATTATGACCGCAATGTTTCAGGAATCGGGAAAGATGCAACAGGCTTGACAAATCCTTCTTTCGATCCGTCAACTTGTGCAGGATTGGGAATGCAATCGGTTTCCGGCCTGGACAACAACGATTACATTCTTGCAGGGCATGCTTTCCCTGTAAACAGTGAGACCACTACAGACATTGCCGGAATTACAGGAACAAATGTTTCCCGCTGGCAGCGCATCTGGTATTTTGATGTGACCAATACGGGTGCTGCAAACGTTGCTAACCTCACTTTCGATATGAGTGACGGTGGAATGACAGGAGTAAACCTGGGAATCACCTCCAATTACATCCTGGTTTACCGCGCAGGACAAACCGGCCCGTGGACCGAGATCGCAGCGGCAAATTCCATTGCCGGAGATCAGATTATTTTTACGAACCAATCCATTACACTCGACGGATATTACACTTTGGCTACCAAAGATTACACGATAAGCCCGTTGCCGGTTGAACTGGTTTCTTTTGCTGCAACACTGGCAGAACGAAAAGTTATCCTTAGCTGGCAAACAGCCAGTGAGTTCAACAGCAGCTATTTCGATGTGTTGCGTTCGGATGACGGCCAGAACTGGTCAACTATCGGAACGGTTTCCGCAAACGGCTCGTCACAGGTAACGCTTGATTATTCCCTGACAGATTATTCTCCTTTAACCGGTGTTTCCTATTACCGCTTGAAGCAGGTAGATCAGAACAACAATTTCCACTTATCGGATATACGTTCCATCAACAACAGCCCGAAAGTAAACCAGGTAAAAGTTTACCCGAATCCGACGGACAAAGGATTGGTAACAATTCTTTCCGATGAGCCGATTTCGAGCCTTTCGGTTTACAACGCATTGGGCAAAGTTGTTTTCGAAGCAACTCCGGACTCAGAAGACACTTATTTACTGGACACGCAGTCTTTTGAATCGGGCATGTACTGGATTAACCTGAATGGGGAAAAATACAAGTTAATCGTACGATAA
- a CDS encoding SpoIIE family protein phosphatase — MNTLVLEEQVPASGPNLVSGELASRIAYLEQQAETLHESMRYAGSLQRSILPNERIFQNIFSDAFVIFQPKDIVSGDFYWIFQHHDDIYFAVGDCTGHGVPGAMVNIAGNALLRQIIRLEGLSDPAKIVELLDRELTSLFNEHLTEGTTRDGMDLVFCKFNLSQMKGSFCGAGRPLILIRDGELVEFKKGPDSIGHTSKETKEFETVHFGLQEGDQFYLFSDGYTDQFGGENVKKFNRQRFRNLLLSIRDFELREQRKELLLNYNNWKGKQEQVDDICVVGIRI; from the coding sequence ATGAACACGCTCGTTTTGGAAGAGCAGGTTCCCGCATCAGGACCCAATTTGGTTTCCGGAGAACTTGCCAGTAGAATTGCTTATTTGGAACAACAGGCTGAAACCTTGCATGAGAGTATGCGCTATGCGGGAAGTTTGCAGCGCAGCATTTTACCCAATGAGCGTATTTTCCAAAACATCTTTTCGGATGCTTTTGTCATTTTTCAGCCCAAGGACATTGTAAGCGGCGATTTCTATTGGATCTTCCAGCACCACGACGACATCTATTTTGCGGTAGGAGATTGTACCGGACACGGTGTTCCCGGGGCGATGGTAAACATTGCCGGAAATGCGCTGCTCCGGCAAATCATTCGCCTGGAAGGATTATCCGACCCGGCGAAGATCGTGGAATTACTGGACCGCGAATTAACGAGCTTATTCAATGAACACTTAACGGAAGGAACAACCCGCGACGGAATGGATCTCGTTTTTTGCAAATTCAATCTTTCTCAAATGAAAGGTTCGTTTTGCGGAGCAGGAAGACCGTTAATCCTCATAAGAGACGGAGAACTGGTCGAATTCAAAAAAGGGCCGGATTCAATCGGGCACACTTCGAAGGAAACGAAGGAATTTGAAACCGTTCATTTCGGGCTGCAGGAAGGAGATCAGTTCTACTTGTTTTCTGACGGATACACCGACCAATTCGGCGGAGAGAACGTCAAGAAATTCAACCGTCAGCGATTCCGCAATTTACTGCTTTCCATCCGGGATTTCGAATTACGCGAACAGCGAAAAGAATTGCTTTTGAATTACAATAACTGGAAGGGAAAGCAGGAACAGGTGGATGATATTTGCGTGGTTGGTATCAGAATTTAA
- a CDS encoding peptidoglycan DD-metalloendopeptidase family protein, translated as MTTAILKNSLFILLLTSTGFVWSQKKSDQLQAEQNKLEKKLSTTKSLLDKVKKGTESSLNELKLIENQVKNRELLVRNFDNQIRSAELTISSKGDQIKELQKRLVRLKEQYKKLLIYAYKHRNKSAKMMYIFSSSNYFEAVKRTSYLKRLSEIQQKQFKVILQSEKTIHKEIKTIREEKDHKKVLLQEKIVEKQQIEKDKSAKQLALEKLRKDENSLMAELKEQERQKAELKRRIKLAIEKEIAEAEAKAKKEAEKKASLASKSTASSSSSKTTTTSTATKEVSFTDTKENIALGKSFESNRGKLPWPVAKGSITENYGKNAHPTLPNVYTNNNGIDIGAPKNSQVRAVFDGEVTSVLNIPGAGKVIIIKHGAYRTVYSNLQEAYVSVGDKVGSKQSIGSLLADDEGNLSTSHFEIHQVVEGSVQRINPTLWLAQ; from the coding sequence ATGACAACTGCAATTCTGAAAAATAGCCTGTTTATTCTTCTACTGACCAGCACCGGTTTTGTTTGGTCACAGAAGAAAAGCGATCAGCTTCAAGCCGAACAAAATAAGCTGGAGAAGAAACTTTCTACCACTAAATCTTTGCTGGACAAAGTAAAAAAGGGAACGGAATCTTCTTTGAATGAATTGAAACTGATCGAAAACCAGGTGAAGAACCGGGAGTTGCTTGTTCGCAATTTTGACAACCAGATCCGCAGTGCAGAATTAACCATTTCTTCCAAAGGAGACCAGATCAAAGAACTTCAAAAACGCCTGGTCCGCTTAAAGGAGCAGTATAAAAAGCTGCTGATTTACGCTTACAAGCACCGCAACAAATCGGCAAAAATGATGTACATCTTCTCCTCTTCCAATTATTTCGAAGCAGTGAAAAGAACTTCCTACCTGAAACGTCTTTCGGAAATCCAGCAAAAGCAGTTCAAGGTCATTCTTCAAAGTGAAAAAACGATCCACAAAGAGATCAAAACCATCCGGGAAGAGAAAGACCACAAAAAAGTATTGTTGCAGGAGAAAATCGTTGAAAAGCAGCAGATCGAAAAGGATAAGTCGGCCAAACAGCTTGCTTTGGAGAAATTGCGCAAAGATGAGAACTCATTGATGGCAGAACTGAAAGAGCAGGAACGCCAGAAAGCAGAATTGAAGCGCCGTATCAAACTGGCAATTGAAAAAGAAATTGCCGAAGCCGAGGCAAAAGCCAAAAAAGAAGCGGAGAAAAAGGCTTCCCTGGCTTCCAAAAGCACTGCTTCATCGTCATCTTCCAAAACCACAACGACTTCTACCGCAACCAAAGAGGTTTCGTTTACGGATACCAAGGAAAACATTGCTTTGGGGAAAAGTTTTGAATCGAACAGGGGGAAATTGCCGTGGCCGGTAGCAAAAGGTTCTATCACCGAAAACTACGGTAAAAACGCCCACCCGACTCTGCCGAACGTTTATACCAATAACAACGGAATTGATATCGGCGCTCCGAAAAATTCGCAGGTAAGAGCCGTTTTTGACGGAGAAGTAACAAGCGTTTTGAATATTCCGGGAGCAGGAAAAGTGATTATCATCAAACACGGAGCTTACAGAACGGTTTACAGCAACCTGCAGGAAGCTTACGTTTCTGTGGGCGATAAAGTGGGTTCAAAACAGTCCATCGGGTCACTGCTTGCGGATGATGAAGGGAATCTTTCCACCTCTCATTTTGAGATTCACCAGGTGGTTGAAGGAAGCGTGCAACGCATCAATCCTACTTTGTGGCTGGCACAATAA
- a CDS encoding DUF4292 domain-containing protein, producing the protein MSIRNIKWLGIALLVVLGSCARRPVADKPVKLEKRKTAELIHAMDSLSGIRPNSFYTKIKCHFSDTNRRVSFKTSIRAVRDSAINPIITYAGIPIVNSLIRRDSLFISNRKDKCKILTNMGYIKESFGVDFDYRNIEELLLGLPVAYDTTQKYFQINDPYNYIISSHRKRIIRKENRDENTNNRNNKHDRDNNRDNPRRERNGNDDANEEDNVIIRYFIHPSLKSISRMVIDSPEDTTHISVDYIDRDTVDTYLLPKEVIIDIVTARNHIVLTMDYDKTEINTPQEIYFVIPEEYDNCNSEK; encoded by the coding sequence ATGTCGATCCGGAATATTAAATGGTTGGGAATTGCTTTATTGGTGGTTCTGGGTTCTTGTGCAAGAAGGCCAGTCGCAGATAAGCCCGTGAAGCTTGAAAAACGAAAAACGGCTGAGTTGATTCACGCAATGGACAGTCTTTCCGGTATTCGCCCGAATTCGTTCTATACCAAAATCAAGTGCCATTTCTCAGATACCAACCGGAGAGTCAGTTTCAAAACCTCCATCCGGGCAGTCAGAGACAGTGCTATCAACCCGATCATTACCTATGCGGGTATTCCGATTGTGAACTCCCTGATCAGACGCGATTCTTTGTTTATTTCCAACCGAAAGGACAAATGTAAAATCCTCACCAACATGGGCTACATTAAGGAATCCTTCGGAGTGGATTTCGATTACCGAAATATTGAAGAGTTGCTTCTAGGCTTACCGGTTGCTTACGACACGACCCAAAAATATTTCCAGATCAACGACCCGTATAATTACATCATTTCTTCGCACCGCAAAAGAATCATCCGCAAAGAGAACCGGGACGAGAATACCAATAACCGCAACAACAAGCACGACCGGGACAATAACCGCGATAATCCGCGCAGGGAACGAAACGGGAACGATGACGCGAATGAGGAAGACAATGTCATCATCCGTTATTTCATTCATCCTTCTCTGAAAAGCATCAGCCGGATGGTCATCGACAGCCCGGAAGACACGACCCACATTTCCGTAGATTATATTGACCGCGACACGGTAGATACTTACCTGTTGCCCAAAGAAGTAATCATCGATATTGTAACGGCCCGTAATCATATCGTTTTAACTATGGATTACGACAAGACAGAAATAAACACCCCTCAGGAAATTTATTTTGTAATACCGGAAGAGTATGACAACTGCAATTCTGAAAAATAG
- a CDS encoding tetratricopeptide repeat protein → MKQFLYVCAWMLVLTSCGTKKVASSGKTNNQQDLAYIQTFHNAMRYKVKGQTNEAIQAFDSCLTIRPGDDAAAFGLSQCYLQLDNKTKAAEYTEMASKLDPNNIWYTQELGYMYYNQGKFTEAEKCFAKMVKAQPTNVDWLFAHSEILKRLGRQTDAINALNKMEDQLGVLPDLSIQKFELYVSLKQDEKGIAEIQKAREVYPDDLGLIGTLVDYYFSKREIAKAQSMLVELVKNDPSNARANLALGDLYYRQMNKPEAYKYFKAAFEGMGIDIDTKMSVLLEMYEKQVVVDKELIELADLLIASYPNDAKGYSVKGDLLLRNNQKEEALVAYKEALKHEDGKFPIWNQVLILEYELMKFEDLYKDARACSALFPTISSVQLLYTIACVQLDHFQEAIDAADMGKDLVVNDPATESEFYAQKGDALFGLKRYQEGAEAYDKALAISPSNSLTKNNYAMRLALANMDLAKAERLINEVLDGKSNQAPYVDTKGMILFKQGKFKQALEQFTIADELDKENKNYIEHMGDAFFKLGDTAKALELWKKALTLGSKNKLLTKKIQSKTYVDPEY, encoded by the coding sequence ATGAAACAGTTCCTTTACGTATGTGCATGGATGCTTGTTCTTACTTCTTGTGGGACCAAAAAGGTGGCATCTTCCGGAAAAACGAACAACCAGCAGGATCTGGCGTATATTCAGACCTTCCACAATGCCATGCGCTACAAGGTAAAGGGACAAACCAATGAAGCCATCCAGGCTTTCGATTCCTGTCTGACGATCCGTCCGGGAGACGATGCCGCAGCTTTCGGGTTGAGCCAGTGTTACCTGCAGCTCGACAATAAAACCAAAGCTGCCGAATACACCGAAATGGCCAGTAAACTCGACCCGAATAACATTTGGTATACGCAGGAACTGGGGTACATGTATTACAACCAGGGAAAATTTACCGAAGCTGAAAAATGCTTTGCCAAAATGGTGAAAGCGCAGCCAACGAATGTGGATTGGTTGTTTGCGCATTCGGAAATCCTGAAGCGTTTGGGACGCCAAACCGATGCTATCAACGCCTTGAATAAGATGGAAGACCAATTAGGTGTTTTGCCCGATTTGTCTATCCAGAAATTCGAATTATATGTTTCGCTTAAACAAGATGAAAAAGGAATTGCCGAAATCCAGAAAGCCCGGGAAGTTTACCCGGATGACCTGGGATTGATCGGAACACTGGTGGATTATTATTTCTCCAAAAGGGAAATTGCCAAAGCTCAATCAATGCTGGTTGAACTGGTGAAAAACGATCCGTCGAATGCACGTGCAAACCTGGCTTTGGGTGATTTGTACTACCGCCAGATGAATAAGCCGGAAGCTTACAAGTATTTCAAGGCTGCATTCGAAGGAATGGGTATTGACATCGATACGAAAATGTCGGTTTTGCTGGAAATGTATGAGAAGCAGGTGGTCGTTGATAAGGAACTGATCGAATTGGCAGATTTGCTGATCGCAAGTTATCCGAACGATGCAAAAGGGTATTCTGTCAAAGGTGATTTACTGCTTCGCAACAACCAGAAAGAAGAGGCTTTGGTTGCTTATAAAGAAGCCCTGAAACACGAAGACGGCAAATTCCCGATCTGGAACCAGGTACTGATCCTGGAATACGAACTGATGAAGTTCGAAGACCTTTACAAAGATGCACGTGCGTGCAGTGCCTTATTCCCGACGATTTCCAGTGTGCAGTTGCTGTATACCATTGCCTGCGTGCAATTGGACCATTTCCAGGAAGCTATTGATGCTGCAGATATGGGGAAAGATTTGGTGGTGAACGATCCGGCAACGGAATCTGAATTCTACGCGCAAAAAGGAGATGCTTTGTTTGGGTTGAAACGCTACCAGGAAGGAGCAGAAGCTTACGATAAAGCCCTGGCTATTTCTCCTTCAAATTCCCTGACAAAGAATAATTACGCCATGCGACTGGCATTGGCCAATATGGATCTTGCGAAAGCGGAAAGACTGATCAACGAAGTCCTTGACGGGAAATCAAACCAGGCACCATATGTGGATACCAAAGGAATGATCTTGTTCAAACAAGGCAAATTCAAACAGGCCTTGGAGCAGTTTACGATTGCTGACGAATTGGACAAAGAAAACAAAAATTACATCGAGCACATGGGCGATGCTTTCTTCAAATTGGGAGATACCGCTAAAGCGCTTGAATTGTGGAAAAAAGCACTTACACTTGGATCAAAGAATAAATTACTTACCAAAAAAATTCAATCAAAAACGTATGTCGATCCGGAATATTAA
- a CDS encoding sugar phosphate nucleotidyltransferase: protein MKVIVPMAGRGSRLRPHTLTVPKPLVPVGGKPIVHRLVEDIAALCSEPIDEIGFVIGDFGPEIEAELIKVAEKLGAKGSIFYQDKPLGTAHAVLCAEKLLQGPVVVAFADTLFRANFKIDPNADGILWVKQIEDPSNFGVVKLNDNGEIVDFVEKPRDFVSDLAMIGIYYFKDGMALRDELNFLVENGIIKSGEYQLPDALRRLTEKGKRFKPGEVDEWLDCGNKEVTVITNQRVLEYDQEKGIDMVDDSAKVLNSIIIPPCFIGKDVILENSVVGPHVSLGKGSMVTNSIIKNSILQQYSIIVDANLKDSMLGSHSKYKGLARDLSLSDYSIIS from the coding sequence ATGAAAGTTATCGTTCCAATGGCGGGGCGTGGTAGCCGATTAAGACCACATACTTTAACAGTTCCGAAACCGCTTGTACCGGTTGGTGGAAAACCGATCGTTCACCGCCTGGTGGAAGACATTGCTGCATTGTGCAGCGAACCGATTGACGAAATTGGTTTTGTGATCGGGGATTTCGGTCCTGAAATTGAAGCTGAACTGATCAAAGTGGCGGAAAAGTTGGGTGCAAAAGGAAGCATCTTCTACCAGGATAAACCGCTTGGAACGGCACATGCTGTTTTGTGTGCTGAAAAATTACTGCAAGGGCCGGTAGTTGTCGCTTTTGCAGATACTTTGTTCCGTGCAAATTTCAAAATCGACCCGAATGCCGACGGAATTTTGTGGGTAAAACAAATTGAAGACCCAAGCAATTTCGGAGTGGTAAAACTGAACGACAACGGTGAGATCGTTGACTTCGTAGAAAAACCGAGAGATTTCGTTTCGGACCTGGCCATGATCGGGATTTACTATTTCAAGGACGGAATGGCTTTGAGAGACGAATTAAACTTTTTGGTAGAAAACGGCATCATAAAGAGCGGCGAGTACCAGCTTCCGGATGCATTGCGCAGACTGACGGAAAAAGGAAAGCGCTTTAAACCGGGAGAAGTAGATGAATGGCTTGACTGCGGAAATAAAGAAGTTACGGTTATTACCAATCAGCGCGTGTTGGAATACGACCAGGAAAAAGGGATTGACATGGTAGACGATTCTGCAAAAGTGCTGAACTCAATCATTATTCCTCCGTGTTTTATCGGGAAGGATGTGATCCTGGAAAATTCGGTTGTAGGGCCGCATGTTTCACTTGGAAAAGGTTCCATGGTGACCAATTCCATTATTAAGAACAGCATTTTGCAACAGTATTCCATCATAGTTGATGCGAATCTGAAAGACTCCATGTTGGGTTCACATTCAAAATACAAAGGTTTGGCTCGGGATTTGAGCTTGAGCGACTATTCAATTATCAGCTGA
- a CDS encoding alpha/beta fold hydrolase yields MKNLIVLHGALGAQSQFEPVVSQLSEHFHVYTLEFDGHGKKSAGNADFSIEGFAQNLKDFMQQNHLQKPLVFGYSMGGYVALKLESQEANTFEKIVTLGTKFGWNPESAEKEAKMLNAEKIEEKVPAFAAYLKSLHGEQNWKTVLQRTAKMMLELGNKPALTADDFHRIQIPVQLLRGSKDIMVTQEETIETQSLLGNAGYREVEKWQHPVNQISPKELAQELLSSYLPG; encoded by the coding sequence ATGAAAAACTTGATCGTTCTTCACGGAGCGCTTGGTGCCCAATCCCAGTTCGAACCGGTAGTTTCCCAATTGTCGGAACACTTCCATGTTTACACACTTGAATTTGACGGACACGGAAAGAAATCTGCAGGAAACGCTGATTTCTCCATCGAAGGATTTGCTCAAAACCTGAAGGATTTCATGCAGCAGAACCATCTTCAAAAACCGCTGGTTTTCGGTTACAGCATGGGAGGTTACGTGGCTCTGAAACTGGAAAGCCAGGAAGCAAATACGTTTGAAAAGATCGTGACTTTGGGAACCAAATTCGGCTGGAACCCCGAAAGTGCCGAAAAAGAAGCAAAGATGCTGAACGCGGAAAAGATCGAAGAGAAAGTTCCTGCCTTTGCTGCTTATTTAAAATCACTTCATGGCGAACAGAATTGGAAAACGGTTCTTCAGCGCACGGCAAAGATGATGCTGGAACTGGGAAATAAACCAGCGCTAACCGCTGATGATTTTCACCGCATTCAAATTCCCGTTCAACTCTTACGTGGTTCAAAAGATATCATGGTGACACAGGAAGAAACCATTGAAACGCAATCCCTGCTTGGAAATGCGGGCTACCGGGAAGTGGAAAAGTGGCAACATCCTGTAAACCAGATTTCCCCGAAGGAACTAGCACAAGAATTGTTAAGTTCGTATTTACCGGGGTAA
- a CDS encoding DsbA family oxidoreductase, translating to MKIEIWSDIMCPFCYIGKRHLEAALDQFPDQNFEIEWKSFQLDPTIVPQPGKNVYEYLAERKGMSVEESKQMHAGVVARAAAVGLDYHFEKAVISNSFDAHRLIQLAKTKGFGDAIEETFFKAYFTEGRDLNDKDTLMELCVGVGLNALDVKEVLEDETKFAGNVRNDISEAQQIGVRGVPFFVFDRKYAVSGAQPIEHFEQTIREVLKG from the coding sequence ATGAAAATTGAAATTTGGTCGGACATCATGTGTCCGTTTTGCTATATCGGGAAAAGACATTTGGAAGCAGCGTTAGATCAATTCCCGGATCAGAACTTTGAAATTGAATGGAAAAGCTTTCAGCTGGACCCGACAATTGTTCCGCAACCTGGTAAAAACGTTTACGAGTATTTGGCTGAACGCAAGGGAATGTCGGTGGAAGAATCCAAACAAATGCACGCCGGGGTAGTAGCCCGTGCAGCTGCCGTGGGACTTGATTATCATTTCGAGAAAGCAGTTATTTCGAACTCATTCGATGCACATCGCCTAATTCAATTGGCGAAAACCAAAGGATTCGGTGACGCCATCGAAGAAACGTTTTTCAAAGCTTATTTTACGGAAGGAAGAGATCTGAATGACAAAGACACCCTGATGGAATTGTGTGTCGGAGTGGGATTAAACGCCCTGGATGTGAAAGAAGTTCTGGAAGATGAGACGAAGTTTGCCGGTAACGTAAGAAATGATATTTCGGAAGCACAGCAAATAGGGGTTCGCGGTGTTCCGTTCTTTGTTTTCGACCGTAAATACGCCGTTTCAGGCGCGCAACCGATCGAGCATTTTGAACAGACAATCCGGGAGGTTTTAAAAGGATAA